In Rana temporaria chromosome 3, aRanTem1.1, whole genome shotgun sequence, a single window of DNA contains:
- the SMIM32 gene encoding small integral membrane protein 32: protein MIMYGVMLLNSSSATEAQIMLQTNTPYLSSTQRPVSSSAFYMSTARVLKEGEINKPDLMTYIVLFVLLFLSVTLIVLFINCQLRNSFFAGFPYDRSLREARSPWKTQSV, encoded by the coding sequence atgATCATGTATGGAGTGATGCTGCTCAACTCCAGCAGTGCTACAGAAGCCCAGATCATGCTACAGACCAACACTCCTTACCTGAGCAGCACCCAAAGACCTGTCAGCTCTTCAGCCTTCTACATGTCCACGGCCAGGGTGCTCAAGGAAGGGGAGATAAACAAACCTGACCTAATGACTTACATTGTCCTCTTTGTCCTCCTTTTTCTGTCAGTGACTCTGATTGTCCTTTTCATTAACTGTCAGCTGAGAAATTCCTTCTTTGCAGGTTTCCCCTATGACAGATCCCTAAGGGAAGCCAGGAGCCCCTGGAAAACACAGTCTGTCTGA